ATGGAATTTCATTTACTCTTGGAAGTGGGTGAAGTACTATCATATCTTTACCCGCTTTAGACATTTTATCTTTGCTTAATATATATATATCTTTAAGTCTTATATAATCTTCTTCATTAAAAAATCTTTCTTTCTGTACTCTGGTCATATAAAGTATGTCAAGAGAACCTATAGCATCTTCCAAATTTTTAGTTTCGCTGTAGTTAACACCTTTTCTATTTAATTCCTTCTTAACATAATCAGGTACTTTCAATTCTTCTGGGGATATAAGAGTAAAACTATTGTTTTCATATCTAGACATGGCGTTTATGAGTGAGTGTACTGTTCTTCCAAACTTCAAATCACCGCAGCAGCCTATTTTTAGATTGGATAACGTTCCTTTTATAGATTTAATGGTTAAAAGATCTGTAAGTGTTTGTGTTGGGTGTTGGTGACCACCGTCTCCTGCATTTATAACAGGTACTGTAGAATACATAGATGCAATCTTAGGTGCACCTTCTTTAGGATGCCTCATAGCTATAATATCTGCATAACATCCAATTACCCTTATTGTATCTGCTATACTTTCACCTTTTGAAACAGAGCTTGAATTAGGTTCTGAAAAACCTACTACCTTTCCACCTAACCTAATCATAGCAGATTCAAAACTAAGCCTAGTTCTAGTACTTGGTTCATAAAACAAGGTTGCTAGAAGCTTTCCATCACATACCTTTGAAAAATCCTTCTCCTTTAAAATTATTTCATTTGCAAGCTTGAATATCTCATCTAATTCTTCTATTGAAAAATCCATTATATCTATTAGATGTCTTCCTTTTAACATTAATAATTCCTCCTTCTCAGCCTCTCCGTGCTAAATTTAAAGGTGTAAAAAAATGCCTTCCTTTAAGGAAGGCATTATTATACCATAATATAATAATTTTTATATTCTACATATGCCTTCCTAGTCTCACAGGACTAGTTTTAAAGGTCTTTCACTGTTTAATTTTTACTGTATTTAGAATATCACAGTTTCAAATCAAAGTCAACATACTATTTTAATTTTGAAGCTGAAATAGCTGCTCCAATAGCACCTGCATATCTTCCAAATTTATTGCTTTTAACAGGTGATCTTAACTTTTCAGAAAGAATGTTTATTATATACTCATTTTGACTTAAACCACCAGTTAAAAAATAATTAAATCCTTCTCCATGCTTTTGACATAAAGATTTTACTTTACTTGTAATAGAATCAACTACTCCAAAAGCTATATCTTCTCTCCTAGTACCATTTCCAATTAAACTTGTTATTTCAGATTCAGCAAATACAGTACACATAGAACTTATAGTAACTCCATTTCCACTTTTAGCTTTTTCACACAATTCATCTATGGTAAACCCTAAAGTACCAGCCATTAGCTCTAGGAATCTTCCTGTACCTGCTGCACATTTGTCATTCATAGTGAAATTAGTAACCTTACCACCTTTTATAGTAATTATCTTGGTGTCTTGACCACCTATATCGATTATCGTACAGTCATCTTTTAAAAGGTAATAAGCACCTTTTCCATGGCAAGTAATCTCAGTTATAGTTTTATTAGCATAGGGAACAGATACTCTTCCATACCCCGTAGCTACTATTTTGCAATTATCTTTCCCTATTCCCATTTTTTTTAGTCTATCTTTTATAACACCAGCAGTTTTTACACTGCTCCAACCTGTTGGAAGTGCAAATGTTTCCTTAATTCCACTGTCATATATACAAACTTTTGAAGCAGTAGAACCTATGTCTATACCTACGTAAATCACAAAATTCCACCTTTTATATTAAGATAAATTAATAATTAATAATTAAAAGTTTATAGTGAATGATGATTTTTAGCTATCACAAAAAATCTTTTAATTTATAAGAACCAGTCATAAACCAGCCATGTTTCGCTTTAGCGAAACGAGCCACCAAAGATTTAATTAAAGATTTTTTGTAGTGTAAGGAAAAAAATCCACAATAACTATTAATTCTTCATTCTTAACTATTAACTAAAAAAGTTGAGTTAACTATAAATAGGGATTTACAATTTTTTTATCTACACAGTGAAAACCTAAAGTTTTCACATTATGCTGTTGTGCCATAAGCTTTATTTCTTCTTCATCCTTCTTGTTATACATTATAGATATGCCGCAGCAGGATGAAATTTCCCTAGGTGTAGGCACAATTGTATATTCTAATTTACTCCCTTTTAATACTTTTTCCATCTTCATCCCTTCAGTATGAGATGGAAAAAGTATATAGTATCTTTTATTGCCCATACTATAAATCTCCTACATTATATCATCTCTAAAAATGCCTCTACTCTTGTTTTTATCTGTCCTGAATCCTCTGTAGAATAATCCGTTTCTATCTGGATTAAAGGTATACCTTTTTCTTTTAACACTTTTTCTACATCCTTATGTTCTACTGCATAAGTATGGCAAAATGAAAGATTAAAATCAATTACTCCATCTACATGATATTCATCTACATATTTTATTATATCATCAATTCTTCCTGTATTTGGAGTAAAGCAGGCACAGTTTATCTTCATATATCTGTCAGCCAAATTTTTTACTAAATCGTCTATAGTTTTTCCCTCTTCACAAACTTCATTTTCAAAATATCTAGTTCCTGTACATGTTTCTTCAACTACTACCTGTGCATTTAACCCTTCTATAATCGAATGAAGTTTCCAGTTAGGCAGTGCCATTGGGGTCCCTGTTATCATGATTCTTTTTTTGCCCTCGTCTACACCTTTTTTAACTCTTTTATCCAATTCGTCGCATAGTTCATTTAATTTTTCTACAAATCTATCTGGATCATCATAGAAAGCAATTTGTGATATCAATAAAACATCTAATCCACTTATTGGAGACGGCTTATATTTTCTCAAATTATATAATCTTTTAAGTGCCCTTCTCTTCGCATTTGCAGTCTTTATGCCCTGTCTTAAACTTTCTACTGTTATCTTATTGCCAGTAAGTTCTTCCATCTTGCTTATAAATTCCTTTATTTCTTCTTCCCAAGCCTTACAATTTTTTTCTCTTTTCATCTGTGGTAATTCCATAACATGAACTGGAACATAGTCATTTAATATTTCCCAGGCTTTTTTCTTTCCATCACAGGTTGTTTCTCCAATTAGCATATCACACGATTGAAAATATGGACACGTCCCTCCAACTTTTGCACCCATAAGTGCCTTAATTAAAGGACATAGGTTCCTTGGTAAAACCTTTTCACCATCTTCAACCCAAAATTGGGAGCCTGAGCAAAGACCTACCCCTATTGCTTTTGCTGCAAGTATAACTTCATCAGGAACAAACACACAAAATGTTCCTACTACCTTTCCACCTTGTGCTTTATAGTCGTCCAGTTCCTGTATCCTTAATCCATGGACTTCAGCTACTACAAGATTAAAATAATTCATTCCCTCTGGCCTATTTTTTTGGTTTAAATAAACACCACTATATAATTCTGGAAGTACCGCGCATAATTTATCATGCTTTTCTAAATCTATTCCTAATTTACTCCACAATTCTCTATAATCTGCCACTACATATTCCCCCTTAACTCTAGATATTATAACATTTAATTTTATAATATCACATTTAACTCTATCCGTTGATTTGATTTACAAATAGTTATAGCAGCAACTATAATATATTTTTATACATTCTTCCTAGATTGAAAGTTGTCTTATACCAAATCACATAATAACAAGTTTTAATTGAAATCTCTAAGGTGTTACTTTGAAAAATAAACATGTTTACAATAATGAAGCTCTTTTAAATATTTTGTATATAAGTCTTAATTGTCAGTTCACAATTCACAGTTCACAATTCACAGTTCACAATTTCAGTACATTTTTTTCCGCAAGTGTTATTAAAAATCTAAAAATTAAATACTACCAACTTTAAATCTTTAGATTTTCTGCAACAACAGAAAATCATCATTAATTGTGAATTGTGCATCGTGAATTGTAAATTAGTTGCTTAGACTTATCAAAATATTTAACCAAGCTGAAGGTTGCAAAAAATATTCGGAGTATATGCTCATTTTTATTTAGAAACTCTCCCTATTTTGCTACATCATACTGTTCCATATCTATTTCAGAAAAATGTCTTACATATGGTTTTTTATAAGCCAATTTCCATCCAACTCCACAAATTAGTCCTATTACTACATTTAGAGCTCCTATTACAAAAACTTGATTGGTCCAATTAAATGAAACAATAACCATGCCTACGCTTCCCATAATCATTGCAAATCCACCTATAAGCGAGGATGCTGAACCTGTATCGTTCTGCTGCTGCTCAAGCATCAAATTAGTACTTGGCGGACGCATACAGCATGATGCTATAGTAGAAGGCAAGAGAGCTAACGCAAATACCCAAGGTTTGCTGTTATCAAATATACAAACTAATATACCGCTGGCTATCATTACAATAAAACAAGCATCAATAATAAATTCACGTTTAAGATGGCCTGCAAGCTTAAGATAGAGGAATGGACCAAATAACATTCCCACTGCATTTAAAGTAAAATAGTAACTGTATACTTCACTTGTAAGCTTAAAACCATCTTGATATATATAAGATGAGGCAGATATAAAGGCCATACATGCTATATTTACTACGGAAAATATAAGTAACATAGAAAAAAATCCTGGATTCTTAAGTACTACGCCTAACCTTCCCAATGTCTGCATTACTGTACCTTTATTGTAACTTGTTAAGGTTTCATTTAGCAATATAGATCCTACTAGAGATGCTACTCCTATAAGGGCAAGACCTACAAATATTCCTCTCCATGAAGTTACTTTTAAAGTCCATGAACCTAAAACTGGTGCTACAGCTGGAGAAATTACTGTCATAGATTGAACAATAGATAAAACTGATTCTCGTTTTTTGCCGCTGTAAACATCTTTAACAATAGCTGTAGCCACTGCACTAGCTGCACTTCCTCCAACAGCTTGAATAATTCTAGAAAATATTAAAAGGGTCATATTGGCAGAAAATACACACATTATACTTCCTATTAAATAAAATATAAGGCCCATAATAAGTACTGGTTTACGCCCGTATTTATCACTTAAAGGGCCAAAAACAAGCATGCCTATGCTAAAAAATACAAAAAACATTATAAGCGTAAGATTAGTAACAGCCTGTGATACGTGGAAATATTCAGACATCATAGGTAGAGCTGGAAGATAAAGATCCGTAGATAAAGGCACAAAAGCACTTAATAAAGAGATAAGAATTATAAGACCTTTATTTCCTAGATATTTTTGTTTTACTTCATCATTTTGAGATAATTTTGACATATCACTTTTTACCATAAATACCTTCCTTTCAGATTTATATATTAGCGTATAAAAATAAGCCCTACGGGCTATTATGTCAATCTATATATGTCATTTATCATATATAGCAAATCATAACATAATTTATAATATGAAATAATCAATTATAATTTGTGAATTAATTCAGATTTCACTATTTTCCAATCATTAAAAATATACAGCCGTGAATAATGTCATGTACTGCTGATACTCATCCACGGCTGCTTAATTTCTACTTTTTAAATGCTGTCTTGATCAGTTAAAATGATAGGTCCATTTTTAGTTATAGCAAGGGTATGCTCATACTGTGCTGAAAGACTTCCATCCGCAGTACGCGCTGTCCAATTATTACTATCTACTACAGTTGAATAAGTACCTATATCTATCATAGGTTCTATAGTAATTACCATACCCTCTCTAAGTTTAAGTCCTCTTCCCGGCTTACCATAATGAGGTACACATACATCATCATGCATTACTTTCCCTATGCCATGTCCTGTATAATCTCTTACTACTGAATATCCTAGTGGCTCTGCATAGCTTTGTATTTCGTGCCCTATGTCGCCTATTCTATTTCCAACAACAGCTTTTTTTATACCTCTGTAAAGACATTCTTTTGTAACCTTCATAAGGTCCTCAGCTTCCTTAGATATATTTCCTACTGCATAGGACCATGCAGAATCAGCCAACCATCCATTTAAATTTACAACCATGTCTATAGTTACAATATCTCCTTCTTTTAAAGGTTTATTGCTTGGAAATCCATGACAGATCTCATCATTTACTGAAGCACAGGTAGCATACGGAAAACCCATATAACCTTTTTGCTCAGGGGTTGCCCCATTTTCTTTTAAATATTTCTCCGTAAAAGCATCTATTTCCATAGTAGTTATACCTGGCTTAATCATTTTTCTAATTTCTTTGTGACACGATGCTAGTATTTTCCCTGCTGCAGCCATATATCCTATTTCTTTTTCAGTTTTTATATCTATCAAATTTCTCGCCTCTATCTTAAAATTTATCCATACCTATTTCTATTTTACCATATTAATCTACAAAAAACCGTTGTCAATTATTAATTATTATATACTACAGTTCACATATTTTCTACAGTTTTATATTATAAACTTTAACAATAATTCACTATAAATTTATATCACATCTATTTACCAAGCCAAGTCCTATGCCAGATAGTAACCCTCCATATATACAGCCTAATAGTGGATTTAATGTAACTGCATGAGGATTGGTTGTAAAAAGTATAAATAAAGGCAGAGCTAAAGAACCATATATGGTCATTAATGTATACTGTTTTCCTATCCACCTGAAGCTATTTGATTAGGTTTTAAGAACAAATTAAACCCAAGAGCTGTTATTATACATCCTAACATCATTTCAAAATACTGCTTTATATAATAATATGTAGTATTTTTTCTACTAAAAAAATTGCTCTGGACCACTGCCAAATCCCCTTTTTATCAACAATCACATCTTATAATAGGAAAAAACTATTATAACTCTTAAAAGCCCTATAGCATAAAACTATAGGGCTTTAGTAAACACCGTATTATCTTCTAAATCCTCTGTTGTTCTGTTGTTTTCTTTTTCTTCTACAATCAGGACATCTCTGAGGTTCATTTTCAAAACCTTTTTCTTTATAAAATTCTTGTTCGCCTTCAGTGAATACGAATTCTTCTCCACAATCTTTGCAAACTATAGTTTTATCTGCCATTTAAACATACCTCCTTTTCCAAAAATCAAGATCTAAAACGATTCACAAATATATTTCTAAAAGAGATATGTTGTTCATCTAATCAAATCTAAGCATTAGTTATTACTAATACTTATTCAGTGTATCATACTAGTATTTAATTTGCAATATAATTGACCTCATTTTAATAAACTTCATCAATTATATAGCTGCTCCTATCCCTATTTCCTTTGGCCTGTTTTTTTAAAGTGCTCATATATTCACCAATTTCATCTACATCTTTAAATCTATTGATATTTCCATACATTCCTCCAAATGCAATTGATGTAAGTGGAAAAATATCTTTATTACCTTTTCGATCAAAAGATTCTATGTAATTATTTTCTTTATCTTTTTCATTGAAAAAATTAAGTATTTTCAAATCAAATTCCCGGATCATCTCTTCACATAATTTATAACATTTAGCAGCAGTATCTTCTATTATGCACACAAAATCATCTCCTCCTAAGTGTCCTATAAAGCTATTATATGGGAAAGACTTCTTGATTTTATTTTCTAAAAAAATTGAAGTAAATTTTAATACCTTATCTCCATTTTCAAAACCATAGGTATCATTATATACTTTAAAATTATTTAAATCAGCATAAAGAAGTAAAAAATTATTTTTATATCCAATCATATCTTTAAGAGTTTTATTTATAATAGCATTACCTGGTAGTCCAGTCAAAGGATTGAGATTTTTTGCATAATTTTTTTCAAATTCCACTGTATATTCAAGTAAGCATTTAACTGTTACAATTCCACAATATTTGCTATTCTTTGTAACTATTACATAATCATAAATCTTACTATTTTCTCTTGCCATTGCAGTTTTTGATACTTCACTTATTGAATCATAATAATCTACTATGAGTGGTGAACAATCCATAATTAAAGATATAGGTCTTTTTAAGAACACCGAGATCCCATATTTTGTAGCAAGCATAGAATCAAGGTTATGTTTCATAATTAAACCTGTAGGAAAATTTTCATTTACTATACATACTCCTGTAACACCTGATTGTTCAAAAAATTTTTTTATATTTTCACTTTTAGTTGATACCGAAAATGTTTTGTTTTCTCGGGCAATATCTCCAATATAACTTTTCTCAAATTTAGCTTTGTTATCAGGTATTTTATTATAATCAATTATTTTTTCTCTTACATTTTGAGGAATATCTAAAAATGTTCCTGCTGGTCTTTGAAGGAAATATCCCTGACCAGCACAAACACCTATTTTAATTAAGGCTAAAAGTTCTTCTTTCGTTTCGATTCC
The genomic region above belongs to Clostridium sp. AWRP and contains:
- a CDS encoding YitT family protein encodes the protein MVQSNFFSRKNTTYYYIKQYFEMMLGCIITALGFNLFLKPNQIASGG
- a CDS encoding multidrug effflux MFS transporter; protein product: MVKSDMSKLSQNDEVKQKYLGNKGLIILISLLSAFVPLSTDLYLPALPMMSEYFHVSQAVTNLTLIMFFVFFSIGMLVFGPLSDKYGRKPVLIMGLIFYLIGSIMCVFSANMTLLIFSRIIQAVGGSAASAVATAIVKDVYSGKKRESVLSIVQSMTVISPAVAPVLGSWTLKVTSWRGIFVGLALIGVASLVGSILLNETLTSYNKGTVMQTLGRLGVVLKNPGFFSMLLIFSVVNIACMAFISASSYIYQDGFKLTSEVYSYYFTLNAVGMLFGPFLYLKLAGHLKREFIIDACFIVMIASGILVCIFDNSKPWVFALALLPSTIASCCMRPPSTNLMLEQQQNDTGSASSLIGGFAMIMGSVGMVIVSFNWTNQVFVIGALNVVIGLICGVGWKLAYKKPYVRHFSEIDMEQYDVAK
- a CDS encoding YitT family protein gives rise to the protein MTIYGSLALPLFILFTTNPHAVTLNPLLGCIYGGLLSGIGLGLVNRCDINL
- a CDS encoding zinc-ribbon domain-containing protein — protein: MADKTIVCKDCGEEFVFTEGEQEFYKEKGFENEPQRCPDCRRKRKQQNNRGFRR
- a CDS encoding DUF3343 domain-containing protein; this translates as MGNKRYYILFPSHTEGMKMEKVLKGSKLEYTIVPTPREISSCCGISIMYNKKDEEEIKLMAQQHNVKTLGFHCVDKKIVNPYL
- the map gene encoding type I methionyl aminopeptidase; this encodes MIDIKTEKEIGYMAAAGKILASCHKEIRKMIKPGITTMEIDAFTEKYLKENGATPEQKGYMGFPYATCASVNDEICHGFPSNKPLKEGDIVTIDMVVNLNGWLADSAWSYAVGNISKEAEDLMKVTKECLYRGIKKAVVGNRIGDIGHEIQSYAEPLGYSVVRDYTGHGIGKVMHDDVCVPHYGKPGRGLKLREGMVITIEPMIDIGTYSTVVDSNNWTARTADGSLSAQYEHTLAITKNGPIILTDQDSI
- a CDS encoding acyl-CoA dehydratase activase; this translates as MIYVGIDIGSTASKVCIYDSGIKETFALPTGWSSVKTAGVIKDRLKKMGIGKDNCKIVATGYGRVSVPYANKTITEITCHGKGAYYLLKDDCTIIDIGGQDTKIITIKGGKVTNFTMNDKCAAGTGRFLELMAGTLGFTIDELCEKAKSGNGVTISSMCTVFAESEITSLIGNGTRREDIAFGVVDSITSKVKSLCQKHGEGFNYFLTGGLSQNEYIINILSEKLRSPVKSNKFGRYAGAIGAAISASKLK
- a CDS encoding GGDEF domain-containing protein, producing the protein MSIDNELNKILAEESISTVFQPIISLKNGFVIGYEALSRGPKGSPLYFPDKLFSAAEKYNKTWELEFLCRVKAIEKANSIDKNKLLFINVDPKIFRDERFKSGFTKEFLKKHNMSPDSIIFEITEKTAIEDYKSFKSALENYINQGYKIAIDDTGAGYSGLKTLMETKPNYIKIDISFVKDIDKDSFKQELMKTFVNLARATHMRLIAEGIETKEELLALIKIGVCAGQGYFLQRPAGTFLDIPQNVREKIIDYNKIPDNKAKFEKSYIGDIARENKTFSVSTKSENIKKFFEQSGVTGVCIVNENFPTGLIMKHNLDSMLATKYGISVFLKRPISLIMDCSPLIVDYYDSISEVSKTAMARENSKIYDYVIVTKNSKYCGIVTVKCLLEYTVEFEKNYAKNLNPLTGLPGNAIINKTLKDMIGYKNNFLLLYADLNNFKVYNDTYGFENGDKVLKFTSIFLENKIKKSFPYNSFIGHLGGDDFVCIIEDTAAKCYKLCEEMIREFDLKILNFFNEKDKENNYIESFDRKGNKDIFPLTSIAFGGMYGNINRFKDVDEIGEYMSTLKKQAKGNRDRSSYIIDEVY
- the pyrB gene encoding aspartate carbamoyltransferase; its protein translation is MLKGRHLIDIMDFSIEELDEIFKLANEIILKEKDFSKVCDGKLLATLFYEPSTRTRLSFESAMIRLGGKVVGFSEPNSSSVSKGESIADTIRVIGCYADIIAMRHPKEGAPKIASMYSTVPVINAGDGGHQHPTQTLTDLLTIKSIKGTLSNLKIGCCGDLKFGRTVHSLINAMSRYENNSFTLISPEELKVPDYVKKELNRKGVNYSETKNLEDAIGSLDILYMTRVQKERFFNEEDYIRLKDIYILSKDKMSKAGKDMIVLHPLPRVNEIPYEIDSDPRACYFKQVKYGMYVRMALMLKLLGIR
- a CDS encoding double-cubane-cluster-containing anaerobic reductase, whose protein sequence is MADYRELWSKLGIDLEKHDKLCAVLPELYSGVYLNQKNRPEGMNYFNLVVAEVHGLRIQELDDYKAQGGKVVGTFCVFVPDEVILAAKAIGVGLCSGSQFWVEDGEKVLPRNLCPLIKALMGAKVGGTCPYFQSCDMLIGETTCDGKKKAWEILNDYVPVHVMELPQMKREKNCKAWEEEIKEFISKMEELTGNKITVESLRQGIKTANAKRRALKRLYNLRKYKPSPISGLDVLLISQIAFYDDPDRFVEKLNELCDELDKRVKKGVDEGKKRIMITGTPMALPNWKLHSIIEGLNAQVVVEETCTGTRYFENEVCEEGKTIDDLVKNLADRYMKINCACFTPNTGRIDDIIKYVDEYHVDGVIDFNLSFCHTYAVEHKDVEKVLKEKGIPLIQIETDYSTEDSGQIKTRVEAFLEMI